AAGAACCGGGCAGAATGTCATGGAACTCGGCGGTGAGCAAATCCTCCGTTGCCTGGTTCAGGTCTTCGGCGGGATATTCAATCAACCCAGCCAGCGAGGCATGCGAGAGCATCTTCTCGGCCGCAAACAGGGCATTTTCCAAGCGGCGGTGCTTCTGTTTGACGAGTACCTGCGAGGTATAGCAGCCCGGCGCCCAGGCGTTGAGGTCGCCCTCGTGGCGGGGCAGGGCGGCGCCGGCGGATTTCAGCTCTGCGAAGTAAGCTTCCGGCGTCGAGTGGCAGATGCCCGCTGGCGCGAGTTCGGCCGCCAGGGCGTTGATCTGCTCGATATCCACGCGCGAAGGCCCGCCGCCGTGATTGCCCACGCCCCAGAGCAGCAGGCCGATGTCCTTGTCCGGCCTGGCGGCGATGTAGTCGCGCACCTTCTTTGCCGCCTGCCCGCGCGCGGCGAGATAGTGCCCCCATGCGCGGTGGCCGGTCAGTGTCGAACCGTCGTAGCCGACCCAGGTGAAGTCGTCGCCCGGCAGCGGGCAGTCGTTCTTGTCCGGGCGGCAGAAGATGTACGAGTCGAAACCGCACTTGGCGAGAATCTGCACCAGACCCCGCGTGTGACCGAAGGGGTCGAAGTTGATCGCCGTCGTCGGCGCGGCGCCGAAGCGGCTGGCGAAGTACTCGCGCCCGGCGAGGATCTGCCGCACGAACGATTCGCCGCTGGGCATGTTGCAGTCCGGCTGCAAGTGCCATCCGCCCATGATGTGCCAGCGCCCCTGTTTGACCAGCCGCTGGATGCGGGCAAAGAGCTGCGGTTCGTACTCTTCGACCCATCGATAGAGGATGGCCTCGTTGTGGTTGAACACGAAGCCGTCGAACTGCTCGCAGAAATCCGCGGCCGTCCGGAAGGTCGAGATCGCCTCGGCGGCGCCTTCCTGCCACTGCCACAGCCACACGGGGTCCAGGTGCGCATTGCAGATCAGGTGAGTCGATTTCATGGCAGGATGTTACCGTGCGTTTGGGGGATTTGGTAGCCGCTGAGGTCGCTGAGGACGCTGAGGAACGAGGGGGTCGAAGAAGGGGTGGCATGGCGACACGCCATCCTCTTAATCCGTTCAATCCCGAAATCCCGCACTCTCTGTCTTTACCGCATCAATCCCGGGAAGACGTGCGCTGCGGCCGAGAAGCAGAACTTCACGCCGATGGCGACGATGAAGATTTCCATCACGCGCCCGACGGCCAGTGAGACCAGCGGGCCCATCAGACGGTAGAGGACGTTGGCGTAATTGAGGATGAGGATCACGCCAACGAAGGCCGTCAGGCACGCGGCCAGGCCAAACAGCGGACCGTGCCGCGAGACAATGAGCATCACCGTGACGATCGTGCCCGGACCCACCAGCAGCGGCGAGGCGATGGGCGAGATCGCCATGCCGATCTGGTCGGCGGCTTTGACATCCTGCGTGGCCGCCCGCTGGCGCTGCTGCGAACCCTGGACGATGTAGCGAATGCCGATGACCACGAGCATCAGCCCGCCGCCAAAGGTCAGCTCGTCCATGCCGATCTGAAAAACCTTCGTCAGCAGGAACTGCCCCGCCAGCGCCATCGACAGGATGATCGCCAAGGCCGCCACGCCTGCCACGCGCAAGAGCTTTCGTCGATCGAGGTCCGAAGTGTCGGCTGTCAGGGAGATCAGTATCGGCAGGGAGCCAACGGGGTTGACGATGGCAAAAATGCTGACCGCCGCCTCGCCGAACGCACGAAAGGTTTCCATGTCCACAGGGATTAACTCTTTGCCCGCATCGCGGGCAATTGTAGATAGCCTCGGGCGCCAGCCCGTGGAAATCGTCGCCCGATGCGACGGAGCCCCCGCAGGGGGCGACTGAACTCAATCGAATACGTACCTTGGATCATAATCGACCTTATGTAGCCGCAGCAATTCGAGGAATTCTTCTTCGAACGTGCGCGCATGATGATGTTGCTCCTGGTCGAGGATGTACGCCTTCACCTTTTCCTCATTGGAGGAACTGACGCCGAAGGAACCATACCCGGCCTGCCAGCCGAAGATCCGCTCGCCCGGAAACGTCTCGTGGACCCATTTGCTGGATAAGCTCTTCCATTTTCGCAGGGCGTCTGCAACGGCCACGTCTGTGCGGATGGAAAGCAGTCCATGAACGTGATTGTCCGTTCCGCCGACGGCCAGCGCGCAGCCGAACTCCTGTCGCGCGATCCCGCAGAGGTATTCGTACAGGCGCGTGCGCCAGTCTGGCCGGATGAGGGGACGGCGCTGCTTGGTGCTAAAGACGACGTGGAGAACGTGATGTGAGAATGTGTGGCCGGCCATTGCGTTCCCGTTCAATCGCCCCCTGTGGGGGCTCTGTTCCCGTTTTGCATCCCGTTCCACGGGCTCGCGCCCGAGGCTATCTACAGTCGCCCGCTGCGCGGGCGGGTCAGCAATTTGTTTGAAGCTTTACTGTCTTGGCGATGAATTCGCGTACGGCGGCCGGATCGTTCGGCAGCTTTGCACATCGCTCAGGTAAGTTAGCCAGGGCGTCGATCGAGGGATGGTGCGTGGGATCGGCGGCGGTGGCTTGGCGGATGGCGTCGGGGAATTTGGAACCGTGGGCAGTGGACAGGCAAATCGTGGGGCATGACGGCTGGGAAACGGCCGCCATGGCACCCAGGCGCTCGGCCACGCTGACGGCCACTGCCGTGTGGGGGTCGAGGACGTAGTGGTGTTGCTTGTAGTATTTGGCGATGGTGGCCAGGCACTGGTCGGTGGTGCCGGCGCTGGCGAGGATGGATTCGTCCACGCGGCCGCCGGGGGCGGTCGGGATGCTCAGGCTGCCGGTGGCGGCGAACTGCTGCATCAGCTCGCGCAGCTTGGCGCTGTCGCGGCCTATTTTGTGGAAAAGGTATCGCTCGAAGTTGCTGGCGACCTGGATGTCCATCGCGGGGCTGATGGTGTGTGCGACGCTGCCGCGGCTGTATGTGCCGCTGTTGAAGAACCGCGCGAGGATGTCGTTCTCGTTGGTGGCCAGGATGAGCGTGTCGATGGGGGCGCCCATCTGCATGGCGTACCATCCGGCCAGCACGTCGCCGAAGTTGCCCGTCGGAACGGCGAAGCGGACGTTGGCGGCGCCGGTGAGCCGCTGGGCCTCGAAGGCCGCATGGAAGTAGTACACGATCTGCGCCAGCACGCGGGCCCAGTTCACCGAGTTGACCGCGCCGATGCCGTAGCGGCGCTTGAAATCCAGATCGGCCGCGAGAGTCTTCATGATCCCTTGGCAGTCGTCGAACGTGCCGTCGACGGCGATGTTATGCACGTTGTCGTCCAGCACCGTGGTCATCTGTCGCTGCTGGATGGCCGAGACTCGGCCCGCCGGGTGCATCATGAAGATGTCGATCCCCTTGCGGCCGCGGACGCCGCAGATGGCGGCACTGCCGGTGTCGCCGCTGGTGGCGCCGAGAATGTTCAGCCGCCCGCCGCGGCGGCTCAGGATGTACTCGAACAGGTTGCCCAGAAACTGCAGGGCGATGTCCTTGAACGACAGCGTCGGCCCGTGCCAGAGCTCGAGCACGAAGATATCGCCCACGCGCGCCAGCGGGGCCGGGGCCGGGTCGAACACCTGCGGGCTCAGATAGGTCCGCTGGATCAGCGCGTTGAGCTCGGTCTTGGGAATGTCGTCCACGTAGAGACCGATGATTTCCATCGCCAGGTCAGCGTACGCCAACTGGCGCCACGTCTCGAAGCGGGCGCGCACGTCGGGGATCGACTCGGGCACGAGCAGCCCGCCGTCGTCGGCCAGCCCCATCATCACCGCGTCCTGAAACGCGATGGGCGTCACGCCGCCGCGTGTGGAGATGTAGTTCATATGGATAATGGTAAGCCGCCAGGGCGCAGCGGACAAACGCAAAAAGACAGATCCTCGATCCTCGGTCCCAGATCCCAGGGTAACAGATGATTCTTCACTCGAGGATCGAGGATCTGCGACCGAGGATCTTCTTCTTCCATTGGCGCCGCCGCGGGTATAAGATTCGACCCCTAACCACATGGAGCTACCGCAATGGCTGAGAACGATAAGGACAAGGGCGGCGAAGAACCCAAGATCATCGTCGATTCGGACTGGAAGAAGCAGGCCCAGGCCGAAAAGGAAAAGCTCGACAAGGAAGTGGAAGAAAGCGGCGCCGGCGGCGGGCGCGGACCGCGCCGGATTCCGCCGGCCAGCTTCTCGACCCTGGTCAGCTCGCTGGCGATGCAGGTCATGATGTCGCTGGGCGGCATGCAGGACCCGCAGACCAAGCGCCCGGTCGTCGACCTGGCGCTGGCCAAGCACCACATCGACACGCTGGCGATGCTCGAAGAAAAGACCAAGGGCAACATTACCGACGAGGAAAAGAAACTCCTCGACGAGGCCCTCTACCAGGTGCGGATGCAGTACGTGCAGATCGCACAACGAGTGTCGCAACTCTAACCTTCGGTTCCCTCGATCTGATGGATACTCCGGAATGGATGGTTGGATGGGTGGATGAATGGATGGTTGGGAATTGCCATCCATCCACGCATCCATTCATCCATCCATCCCTTCTTATGGAGACGATGACATGCAGACTCCCCGCCAGGTGATCGACAATCTGCTTCGCGGCAACGGCGCCGACCGCGTCGGGCTTAACGACAGTCCCTGGGGCGACACCGTCGCCAAGTGGATCAAGCAGGGCCTGCCCGCCGACGACAAGGGCAACGCCGTTGACGTGGCCGACCACTTCGGCTTCGACATGCGCGGCACGGGCGGATGGTTCAACTGGCAGCCGTTTCCGGGCACCGACGTGACGATCGAGGAAACCGACGAGTGGAAGATCGTCAAGAACGGCGCCGGAGCGCACCTGAAGTGGTGGAAGAACAAGTCCGGAACGCCCGAGCATGTCGACTTCAGCATTACCAGCCGCGAGATCTGGGACCGCGACTACCGCCCGGCCATCGTCAAGGACCCCGGGGCTCGCATCAATGACGACGGGGTCAAGTGGTCGGCCGACGCGATCGCCAAGGTGCATGCCAACGGCGACTGGTGGGGCTTCGTGGGCAACCAGTTCATCTGGGAGAACATGCGGGCCAGCCTGGGCGACTACACGATGTACATGTCGCTGTTGACGGACAAGGAGTGGATCCACGACATCTGCCGCTGCTACACCGACATGTACAAGGCGTGCTGGGGCAAAATCTTCGACTCCCCCGCCCGCCCCGACGGCGTCTGGATCTATGAAGACCTCGGCTACAAGCACCGCCTCTTCGCCAACCCCGAAGTCCTGAAGGAACTGATCTTCCCGTACTTCGCCGAGCTGGTGGAATTCTGCCACAGCTTTGACCTGCCGGTGGTGCTGCATACGTGCGGGTTCACCGAGCCGGCGCTGGACATGATCGTCGATGCCGGGTTCGACGGTCTGCACCCGATGGAAGTCAAGGCCGGCAACGATCCGCTACGCATCGCGAAGAACTACGGCGACAAGCTGTGCCTGATCGGCGGGCTGGACGCGCGCATCCTCGAGAGCCACGACCGCGACCACATCCGCAAGGAAGTGACCGCCCTGATCGAAGGCATGAAGGCCTGCAACGCCAAGTACGTTTATGCCTCAGACCATTCGATCTCGACGAACGTCGACTACGACGACTTCCGCTTCTCGCTGGACGTCTACCGCGAGCACATGCTGTATTGAGGAGAAAGCAGTAATCTGTAAACAGTGATCAGTAATCAGTGATCAGTAATCAGTGTGATCAGTAATCCGGAGCGGCGGGGGCTGGGCTACTTGTGCTGCTGGGTGATTTGATCGAGCAGAGTCCGCGCTTCGGTCGCGGCGCTGGAATCGGCATTTCGGTCGATGATGTCGCCGAGGATCTTGACCGCCGCCTCCGGGCGGTTGTTCCGGATCAGGGCCTTGGCCGCTTCAAGTTTCGATGTCCCGTCGTCCGAGGCCGCCTCGCCCTTGCCGGCGGCGGGGGCGAACGGCGAATCTTTGTCGACGAAGGCCTGTCCGTCGACCGTCGGCGGGCGCCACTCCATCACCGGTACGGCCGTGGCGACACGATCCATCTCCTTACGGAGATTTTCGACAGCGGCCTTGGCGCTCTTGAGCGGGGCCTGCTGCTGGGCGATCTCTGCCTCGGCGGCTTTGGCTCGACGAACGGCGTCGTTCCGCGCGTTCTGGGCCTTAATATATGCCAGTTGCTGTTTCTGAATGGCGGCAACGGCGCCCTCGATAGTCTTCTTGTCGGCGTTGCGAGGGGTGTTGGTGCGGATCTTCTGGATAGCCTGCGAGGCGGCGGCCATCTGTTTCTCGGCGGCTTGCTGTTCCTTGGCCGCCTTGGCGCGCAGGGCCTCGACCGGATCGACGACGGGCTTCGCTTTGCGGCCCTTGCCCTGGAGGGGCTTGGGTTTGTCAAGGGCGTCCAGTTTCTTCTGTGCGGCGTCGATCTTCTCCTGGACCTGCATGGCGCGTTGGCTCCTCAGGGCCAGAGCCTTGTCGGCGGCGTCGGCGCCCTCGGCGAACCCGGTCCGGCTGCGCCACTGTGCCAGGTTGGACTGCAGGATGCCGGCGACAACGGGAGAGATCTGCGCGCGCGTGGGGTCGGCATCTTTCCACTTGGCCAGCACGCCGGCGTTGAACATGATGCCGCTATTGTCGGGGGCGATGATAGCGGCCCTGATCGTCGCGACCGAGGCTTCCATCGGCGAGTTTCGCATCGCCAGGCAGTATCCCAGCAACCCCTGGGCGAGGGCGTGATCGCTCTGGAGTGCGGCGAGCTGCTCTGCGGCGGCGAAGGCTTTCTGCGGCTTTCCCAACGCGACGGCGCGGCGGAGGTAGGCGTCGAGAACTTTGGGATTATTGGGATGGCGCTTCTGCGCCTCGGCCAGTGCGTCGCCGGCCGCGGCGATATCCCTGGCGTCGTTAATGGCCCCGATGGCTGCTTTATCGTCAGGCGAGGCGGGCTCGGCGGCCCCAAGGGCGGCACAGAGAACGCACAGAAGCCCTGCAAGCACCGATGCGCCGCGCATCATCGATTTACTCCAAAAGGTTGGGCCGCCGCGGCGCCTCATGCCGTGAGAATGACGCCGCCGCGGGCTGATAGTAAGTGTAACGCAAAGCAGATCGCCGGTGCTAACGGCGGGATCAAAAAAAAGCGGCGTCTACGGGAGCACGGCGCTGCCGGCGGTGACGGCGCCGATGGCCTCGATGAGCCCGCTTACGTCCTGGGCGCTGTGGGCGGTCGAGAGGCTGATGCGCAG
The genomic region above belongs to Planctomycetaceae bacterium and contains:
- a CDS encoding uroporphyrinogen decarboxylase family protein, which codes for MQTPRQVIDNLLRGNGADRVGLNDSPWGDTVAKWIKQGLPADDKGNAVDVADHFGFDMRGTGGWFNWQPFPGTDVTIEETDEWKIVKNGAGAHLKWWKNKSGTPEHVDFSITSREIWDRDYRPAIVKDPGARINDDGVKWSADAIAKVHANGDWWGFVGNQFIWENMRASLGDYTMYMSLLTDKEWIHDICRCYTDMYKACWGKIFDSPARPDGVWIYEDLGYKHRLFANPEVLKELIFPYFAELVEFCHSFDLPVVLHTCGFTEPALDMIVDAGFDGLHPMEVKAGNDPLRIAKNYGDKLCLIGGLDARILESHDRDHIRKEVTALIEGMKACNAKYVYASDHSISTNVDYDDFRFSLDVYREHMLY
- the thrC gene encoding threonine synthase, producing MNYISTRGGVTPIAFQDAVMMGLADDGGLLVPESIPDVRARFETWRQLAYADLAMEIIGLYVDDIPKTELNALIQRTYLSPQVFDPAPAPLARVGDIFVLELWHGPTLSFKDIALQFLGNLFEYILSRRGGRLNILGATSGDTGSAAICGVRGRKGIDIFMMHPAGRVSAIQQRQMTTVLDDNVHNIAVDGTFDDCQGIMKTLAADLDFKRRYGIGAVNSVNWARVLAQIVYYFHAAFEAQRLTGAANVRFAVPTGNFGDVLAGWYAMQMGAPIDTLILATNENDILARFFNSGTYSRGSVAHTISPAMDIQVASNFERYLFHKIGRDSAKLRELMQQFAATGSLSIPTAPGGRVDESILASAGTTDQCLATIAKYYKQHHYVLDPHTAVAVSVAERLGAMAAVSQPSCPTICLSTAHGSKFPDAIRQATAADPTHHPSIDALANLPERCAKLPNDPAAVREFIAKTVKLQTNC
- a CDS encoding MarC family protein produces the protein METFRAFGEAAVSIFAIVNPVGSLPILISLTADTSDLDRRKLLRVAGVAALAIILSMALAGQFLLTKVFQIGMDELTFGGGLMLVVIGIRYIVQGSQQRQRAATQDVKAADQIGMAISPIASPLLVGPGTIVTVMLIVSRHGPLFGLAACLTAFVGVILILNYANVLYRLMGPLVSLAVGRVMEIFIVAIGVKFCFSAAAHVFPGLMR
- a CDS encoding transposase yields the protein MAGHTFSHHVLHVVFSTKQRRPLIRPDWRTRLYEYLCGIARQEFGCALAVGGTDNHVHGLLSIRTDVAVADALRKWKSLSSKWVHETFPGERIFGWQAGYGSFGVSSSNEEKVKAYILDQEQHHHARTFEEEFLELLRLHKVDYDPRYVFD
- a CDS encoding DUF1844 domain-containing protein; this translates as MAENDKDKGGEEPKIIVDSDWKKQAQAEKEKLDKEVEESGAGGGRGPRRIPPASFSTLVSSLAMQVMMSLGGMQDPQTKRPVVDLALAKHHIDTLAMLEEKTKGNITDEEKKLLDEALYQVRMQYVQIAQRVSQL